The sequence TGAACACATACGTTGCTAATCGAGTGGCACACGCTCAAGAACTTGCACCTAGACCAACCTCTACGAGAACAAATATGTGCGCACAAATCACATTCAAGCGGTCTCTATTTGGAAAACTTGATTCCTTCTGGTGGCACGGACCACAATTTCTGCAGCAATGCCCCTACGAAGAAGAAACAATACAGGAGGTGATTGATTTACCGAAAGTGAAGATTGCTGCGGTGGTGACCACTGAAGAACGTCAGCTAGAGTACGATCGAATCTTCAAAAGGTTCAGTTCGTTACGAAAATTGCAACGAATATTCGCCTATGTGATTCGCTTTGTCAACCGAGCTCGAAAACGATTCCCTAACACGACACAAGAAGTAGGACGTTGCAGAACTATGATCATCGCTGCAAGCTATTGTTGACATGATGCAACAACAACGACTACTACAAAATATACATGAAGTTCGAAAGAAGCAAGGCTCAAATGAAAGATACATCGGAAGACTACGAAGCCTCAATCCATGGGTCGACAGTAGTGGCATACTACGGGTTAACGGAAGAATCAAACACGCGAACGTATCATATGAGCAACGGTGTCCGGCAATATTACCAGCCGATCATCACGTCACGGAAATACTAATTCAAGCTACCCATGATGAAAATCTACACGTTGGCCCGAGTGGAACTCTTTCGGTTTTAAGGCAGCGATACTGGATACTCAATGGACGAAGTGTGATTCGCAAACAACTACGAAAAAATGTCTACGCTGCTTGAGAGTCAACCCTCCAGAGACTAAACTTTTGATGGGAGATTTACCCTATTGCAGGGTAACCCAGGCTCTTCCATTTGAGCGAACGGGCCAATTTTTGTGCGCAAAGGAAACCCGCGCAAGCCAGTGTACTGTAAGGCATATGTGTCGTTATTTGTAAGCATGGTCACCATTCACATTGAGCTTATTTCTAATTCAACGACGGCTGCATTCGTAGCAGCTTTGCAACGATTTGTTGCCCGACGCGGCATTCCAACAGACATGTACAGCGATAATGCTACAAATTTCGCAGGGGCAAATTCGGAGCTTCACGAACTCTACAATCTACTGAGACAAGAGTTAACCTTGGAAGCCATTCAAGAGTTTTGCCTGTGCCTGCCCAAGGAGATTAATTGGCACTTTATTCCTCCTCGCTCGCCACACCTGGGTGGCTTATGGGAGGCTGGCGTAAAATCGGCTAAATACCTAATCAAGCGCACTGCGGGAGATGCGAAGCTAACCGAAGAAGAATGGAACACACTCTTGACGCAAATTGAAGGGAAACTAAATTCACGACCTCTTGTACCGCAAACAGCAGACCCAGACGA comes from Armigeres subalbatus isolate Guangzhou_Male chromosome 2, GZ_Asu_2, whole genome shotgun sequence and encodes:
- the LOC134210225 gene encoding uncharacterized protein LOC134210225, encoding MVTIHIELISNSTTAAFVAALQRFVARRGIPTDMYSDNATNFAGANSELHELYNLLRQELTLEAIQEFCLCLPKEINWHFIPPRSPHLGGLWEAGVKSAKYLIKRTAGDAKLTEEEWNTLLTQIEGKLNSRPLVPQTADPDDYNVITPGHLLIGRPLTAIPEPSYDHLKPGTLSRWQHIQKMRADFWRRWSTDYLSELQQRRKWSKQHTEVKVGDLVILKKDNIPPMQWKLSRVVDTHPGP